Proteins encoded in a region of the Alphaproteobacteria bacterium genome:
- a CDS encoding SPASM domain-containing protein — MTDRANTDLEPRVSEFRSPATDRAEIPERLLRIRRLRQMGVELTTSCNLACVYCHFAPLSRRGKDAEPELIERIVEFVGEFPVDYVTMSGDAEITMFPAWTGVARRLLEMKIDLRTISNFSKGIFSDEEVDVFSQFRQILISLDTSDAALLKKIRYRADLRTITLNMQLVRARAILMGRKIPEFVCNVVLHDKNIGHVDKTVAFALANGFSQVSLVRFVDLEEVSGGLNDLRDNPNATQVYQIRSLDVAGLHKAVQAMRKAVEIAGNRITLSIQPDILEEIDAGMNGDKAAREGAPTYPPGTRRTKDCIMPWDFFYVLWNGDVPPCCIVKGTFVDNVSGKPITDVINSEDMMDWRRTLLTGDLKPECETCTYVLDTNTASLRQKVENYLTQYGDPM, encoded by the coding sequence ATGACCGATCGCGCAAATACCGACCTCGAGCCGAGAGTTTCCGAATTCCGGAGCCCCGCGACGGATCGAGCTGAGATCCCGGAACGTCTCCTTCGCATCCGGCGGCTTCGGCAGATGGGTGTGGAACTCACCACCTCGTGCAATTTGGCGTGCGTCTATTGTCATTTCGCGCCGCTTTCGCGCCGGGGCAAGGATGCCGAACCGGAACTGATCGAGCGCATCGTCGAGTTCGTCGGGGAATTCCCCGTGGACTATGTGACCATGTCCGGCGATGCGGAGATCACGATGTTTCCAGCCTGGACCGGCGTCGCTCGCCGCCTCCTGGAGATGAAGATCGATCTGCGCACCATCAGCAATTTCTCCAAGGGCATTTTCTCGGATGAAGAAGTCGATGTCTTTTCGCAGTTCCGACAAATCCTGATCAGCTTGGATACCTCCGATGCGGCCCTGCTGAAGAAGATCCGCTACCGCGCTGACCTACGTACCATCACCTTGAATATGCAACTGGTACGGGCCAGAGCGATTCTAATGGGCCGCAAGATTCCGGAATTTGTCTGCAACGTCGTGCTGCACGACAAGAACATCGGTCATGTCGATAAGACTGTCGCGTTTGCCCTCGCTAACGGATTCTCCCAAGTCTCGCTGGTGCGCTTTGTCGATTTGGAGGAAGTCTCCGGCGGTCTCAACGATCTGCGAGACAATCCCAACGCCACCCAGGTCTATCAGATTCGCAGTCTGGACGTTGCCGGGTTGCATAAGGCCGTCCAGGCAATGCGCAAAGCCGTGGAAATCGCCGGTAATCGAATCACCCTGTCGATCCAACCGGACATTCTCGAGGAAATCGACGCCGGGATGAACGGCGATAAGGCCGCGCGGGAAGGGGCGCCGACCTATCCGCCGGGTACCCGACGGACCAAGGATTGCATCATGCCGTGGGATTTCTTCTACGTGCTGTGGAACGGTGATGTCCCGCCGTGCTGCATCGTCAAAGGCACCTTCGTCGACAATGTGAGCGGAAAGCCGATTACCGACGTGATCAATTCCGAAGACATGATGGACTGGCGGCGTACCCTGCTGACCGGCGATTTGAAACCGGAATGCGAGACCTGCACCTACGTACTCGATACCAACACCGCGAGCCTACGCCAGAAGGTGGAGAACTACCTGACCCAGTACGGAGATCCGATGTGA